From Brassica rapa cultivar Chiifu-401-42 chromosome A06, CAAS_Brap_v3.01, whole genome shotgun sequence:
AAGTGAGTCATCCTTCTCTCAAAGCTATGAGAATATAAACTCCTACATCAGGAGTTTAACTGGGAcatgagtaatatataaaacgTTAGGACCATTCATTTATCACCAATTAGTTTTTAAGTTAGAATCTCGTAATAAACCTTTAGGTTATATTCTCAGACAAAAGCCATTTGTTATTATATCTCTTGTTCTCAGCTAACTAaaagtgtttttgtttttttcaatgtGTGGTATAGATTCTACATAGCAGAGTCATTGCTAGCTATTGAGTACCTGCACATGTTGGGGATTGTGTACCGTGATCTCAAGCCTGAGAACGTTCTAGTTCGAGAAGACGGACATATAATGCTCTCTGACTTTGACCTCTCACTCCGTTGTCTCGTCAGCCCCACTCTAGTGAAATCTACCGCCATTGAGTCAGATCCTTTACGCAAAAACGTTTACTGTGTGCAGATGGAGCCCTCTTGCATCCAACCATCATGCACAGTCCCCACCACTTGCTTCTCTCCGCGTCTCTTCTCAAGCAAGTCTAAGAAGGAGCGTAAGTCCAAGAACGACACTGCTAATCAAGTTAGGCCGTTACCAGAGCTGGTAGCTGAGCCAACCGATGCACGTTCCATGTCGTTTGTGGGAACGCACGAGTACTTGGCTCCGGAGATTATCAAAGGTGAAGGGCATGGGAGTGCGGTAGACTGGTGGACTTTTGGGATATTCCTTTACGAGCTTCTCTTTGGGAGAACGCCTTTCAAGGGGTCTGGCAACAGACAGACGCTGTTCAACGTGGTGGGACAGCCTCTGCGGTTTCCTGAGTCACCTGTGGTGAGTTTTGCAGCGAGGGATCTTATCCGGGGCCTTCTCATGAAGGAGCCTCAGCAGAGACTGGGGTTCAAACGGGGAGCTACTGAGGTTAAGCAGCACCCGTTCTTCGAAGGTGTGAACTGGGCTTTGATCCGGTGTGCTACTCCACCTGAGATCCCAAAGCCGGTTGAGCTGGAGAGGGGGCCTGTGAGTAGTGTTGCAGAGTCACCAACGAGCCAGAAGACAGCGGCAGGTTTGGTTCTGAATGCTCAGAAAGGGTCTGATAACTATTTGGAATTTGATTTCTTCTAGAGACTATGGTACTAATTCTCTATTCTTCCCTAAAAAGACCATGAGATGATCAAGTGTTGTTATGCTCTTCATAGATTGGCATGAAACTGTATGTTTGTttctgtagtttattaaaatgtttgtaaCTCTTTTCATAACCTTATTAGTTTTTATCATAGTATCTTTTTTACTTCCTCTATCCAAACACAGAACATAACAGACAAATGTATTACATCTGCATCTTTATCTTTCATTCCACTAACTGGTAGTTTTGGGCTTACTAAAGCAAATCCAAGCAAAAGAGTCACTGGATTGATCTTTCTTCGGCTGCAGCTGTATTGAGGGCTTGGAGGGGCTTCTCTCCGTTGCCGGCTTTTCTATCTCTATCTCTTTTCCTTGGCATATGACTTTGACCTCACATGTTTCTGCTGCGGAGCTTCTCATTATCTGTTCTGCAACACTGTTTCCTTTTAGTGACTTTGCTTTCCTACAAGAAAGAGAGTTAGATTCATCTGACAACTCAGTGACTTGTGTAAGTCATCTTCTATATATGTAGAGGCATACCTTGCATTAGACTTGTCGATCCCAAGAACAAGCTTCTTAATGTTAAGAATGGTAGTGAGGTCTTGTATAGCCTTTGCCACCGAGTCACTCTCTACCAGTATTGTCTCTACCTTCACCTGTTTTTGGATCTGTTAGTTCACTATCTTAATCAAATaccaagagagaaagagatgggACCTTAGAAGCAGAGCAGGCTTGGAGAAACTTGTTCAACAgagttcttctcttctctctttcctGAGACATAAAAGCATCAAGTTGTTCCTGACTAGCTTGCTCCCTCGCCAGCCTCCCCACTACACAGAGATCATACATACACAAACACACTTGAGTTCCAACAAACAATAGATTTTAAAGATCAAAGTTAAAGAAGTGGTAAGAGAAGGACATATACAGACAAGGGTAAGGGATGAAGTGAGTCTCAGGGAAGACATGGATGAGGAAAAgaagagtagaagaagaagaagggatgAGATTGTCAAGAGCCCAACACAATGCTCCCATGCTGGAGTCTCCTTTACCAACTCCAACATATACGTTGTCTTCTCCGCTCAAAGACACTGTTCCACTGCTTCCTTCAAACGGGCTCTCTCGCACAGTCTCCAGGCTTGTCCTTCCATATccttcttcatcctcttctTCTATCTCATTGATCCTCCGTTGCATCTTCTTCTCGTTGACTTTTTTTGGCTCTTTTTGTTTTGTCCCCTCTCTACCCCATTCAAACCTTCTcacttttctttaatttatagtATTGCATTCTAcatgtgtgttttgttttgtcgaATATATGACTTGATTTTTTGGTATCTTTTGCGTGTGAGTTTTGTAAAAGTCTGAATTTTCCAAGACATTT
This genomic window contains:
- the LOC103827621 gene encoding serine/threonine-protein kinase D6PKL2 encodes the protein MSSTRKPSGSHGAELEAQKRSSSNSKATNPGVPESKRLPEPFKKRSTDPKPDFTSLSTVLEHVDSLTIDSNDQEQKTSGFGSAKVSDGTSSLAKTSGSRLDFMESGKSSIYRGSTSSDISDESSCSSLSSTVNKPHKANDLSWEAIQAVRARDGVLGLSHFRLLKRLGCGDIGSVYLSELKGTKCYFAMKVMDKTSLASRKKLLRAQTEREILQSLDHPFLPTLYTHFETEKFSCLVMEFCPGGDLHTLRQRQPGKHFSEQAVKFYIAESLLAIEYLHMLGIVYRDLKPENVLVREDGHIMLSDFDLSLRCLVSPTLVKSTAIESDPLRKNVYCVQMEPSCIQPSCTVPTTCFSPRLFSSKSKKERKSKNDTANQVRPLPELVAEPTDARSMSFVGTHEYLAPEIIKGEGHGSAVDWWTFGIFLYELLFGRTPFKGSGNRQTLFNVVGQPLRFPESPVVSFAARDLIRGLLMKEPQQRLGFKRGATEVKQHPFFEGVNWALIRCATPPEIPKPVELERGPVSSVAESPTSQKTAAGLVLNAQKGSDNYLEFDFF
- the LOC103827620 gene encoding U-box domain-containing protein 37 isoform X1 produces the protein MQRRINEIEEEDEEGYGRTSLETVRESPFEGSSGTVSLSGEDNVYVGVGKGDSSMGALCWALDNLIPSSSSTLLFLIHVFPETHFIPYPLGRLAREQASQEQLDAFMSQEREKRRTLLNKFLQACSASKVKVETILVESDSVAKAIQDLTTILNIKKLVLGIDKSNARKAKSLKGNSVAEQIMRSSAAETCEVKVICQGKEIEIEKPATERSPSKPSIQLQPKKDQSSDSFAWICFSKPKTTS
- the LOC103827620 gene encoding uncharacterized protein LOC103827620 isoform X2, whose protein sequence is MLELVKETPAWEHCVGLLTISSLLLLLLFFSSSMSSLRLTSSLTLVLGRLAREQASQEQLDAFMSQEREKRRTLLNKFLQACSASKVKVETILVESDSVAKAIQDLTTILNIKKLVLGIDKSNARKAKSLKGNSVAEQIMRSSAAETCEVKVICQGKEIEIEKPATERSPSKPSIQLQPKKDQSSDSFAWICFSKPKTTS